In Gossypium arboreum isolate Shixiya-1 chromosome 5, ASM2569848v2, whole genome shotgun sequence, a single genomic region encodes these proteins:
- the LOC108450047 gene encoding CBS domain-containing protein CBSX5-like: MAVSLLSHELSDLCLGKPALRSLSITSTIAEALEVLKTSDDNFVSIWNCDDDECCSRCVGKVCIVDVICYLCKDENFVSPSIALKQPVSVLLPKIPGLIIHVEPSCSLLEAIDLILEGAQNLVVPIKTRVFNNKRSKQQQKPFCWLTQEDIIRFLLSFIGLFSPISSFSIDTLNIISPNTLTIEYHSPASAAIGAISRALVEQTSVAVVDSERTLIGEISPFTLACCDETVAAALKTLSSMDLMAYIDCGGPPEELVKVVSAKLKEKNMNGMLQHFTVSMSCGGFSSSSSSDEEYSSSSMAVQVSPFSRPGRISRSMSYSARMVRRSEAIVCHPKSSLVAVMIQAIAHRVNYVWVIEEDCSLVGIVTFSDMLKVVRESFETMA, translated from the exons ATGGCAGTAAGTCTATTGTCACATGAGTTGTCTGACCTGTGTCTTGGGAAGCCAGCACTAAGGTCACTTTCCATCACATCCACCATTGCTGAAGCTCTTGAGGTCTTGAAAACCTCTGATGACAACTTTGTTAGTATCTGGAATTGTGATGATGATGAGTGCTGTAGTAGATGTGTAGGCAAAGTTTGCATTGTGGATGTGATTTGTTATCTTTGCAAAGATGAAAATTTCGTATCACCTTCAATTGCTTTGAAACAACCAGTTTCTGTACTTTTACCTAAGATCCCTGGTCTTATTATCCATGTGGAACCATCTTGCAG cTTGTTAGAAGCAATTGATCTTATACTTGAAGGAGCACAAAACCTTGTGGTACCAATCAAAACCAGGGTGTTCAACAACAAGAGATCAAAACAGCAACAAAAGCCATTTTGTTGGTTAACACAAGAAGATATTATCAGATTCTTATTAAGCTTCATTGGTCTTTTTTCACCAATCTCTTCTTTCTCCATTGACACACTTAACATAATCAGCCCCAATACCCTCACCATTGAGTATCACTCACCTGCCTCAGCTGCCATTGGAGCTATCTCTAGAGCTTTGGTGGAACAAACCTCAGTGGCTGTTGTTGACAGTGAGAGGACCCTAATAGGTGAGATTTCACCTTTCACTTTAGCCTGTTGTGATGAGACAGTAGCTGCAGCACTCAAGACCTTGTCATCTATGGACTTAATGGCTTACATTGACTGTGGAGGTCCACCAGAAGAGCTTGTCAAGGTTGTTTCAGCAAAGTTAAAAGAGAAAAACATGAATGGGATGCTTCAACATTTCACAGTTTCAATGTCTTGTGGTGGGTtttcatcatcatcttcatcagATGAGGAATATTCATCATCTTCAATGGCGGTTcaagtttcaccattttcaaggCCTGGAAGGATAAGTAGATCAATGAGTTATTCAGCCAGGATGGTAAGGAGATCAGAGGCAATTGTTTGTCATCCAAAGAGTTCACTTGTTGCTGTGATGATTCAAGCTATTGCTCATAGGGTGAATTATGTTTGGGTTATAGAAGAAGATTGTAGCTTGGTTGGGATTGTTACTTTTTCTGATATGTTAAAAGTTGTCCGGGAAAGTTTTGAAACCATGGCCTGA